Proteins encoded together in one Piliocolobus tephrosceles isolate RC106 chromosome 15, ASM277652v3, whole genome shotgun sequence window:
- the LBH gene encoding protein LBH isoform X1 gives MSIYFPIHCPDYLRSAEMTEVMMNTQPMEEIGLSPRKDGLSYQIFPDPSDFDRCCKLKDRLPSIVVEPTEGEVESGELRWPPEEFLVQEDEQDNCEETAKENKEQ, from the exons CCCCGACTATCTGAGATCGGCCGAGATGACTGAGGTGATGATGAACACCCAGCCCATGGAGGAGATCGGCCTCAGCCCCCGCAAGGATGGACTTTCCTACCAG ATCTTCCCAGACCCGTCAGACTTTGACCGCTGCTGCAAACTGAAGGACCGCCTCCCCTCCATAGTGGTGGAACCCACAGAAGGGGAGGTGGAGAGCGGGGAGCTCCGGTGGCCCCCTGAGGAGTTCCTGGTCCAGGAGGATGAGCAAGACAACTGCGAAGAGACAGcgaaagaaaataaagagcagtAG
- the LBH gene encoding protein LBH isoform X2 — protein sequence MTEVMMNTQPMEEIGLSPRKDGLSYQIFPDPSDFDRCCKLKDRLPSIVVEPTEGEVESGELRWPPEEFLVQEDEQDNCEETAKENKEQ from the exons ATGACTGAGGTGATGATGAACACCCAGCCCATGGAGGAGATCGGCCTCAGCCCCCGCAAGGATGGACTTTCCTACCAG ATCTTCCCAGACCCGTCAGACTTTGACCGCTGCTGCAAACTGAAGGACCGCCTCCCCTCCATAGTGGTGGAACCCACAGAAGGGGAGGTGGAGAGCGGGGAGCTCCGGTGGCCCCCTGAGGAGTTCCTGGTCCAGGAGGATGAGCAAGACAACTGCGAAGAGACAGcgaaagaaaataaagagcagtAG
- the LOC111546030 gene encoding LOW QUALITY PROTEIN: uncharacterized protein LOC111546030 (The sequence of the model RefSeq protein was modified relative to this genomic sequence to represent the inferred CDS: inserted 1 base in 1 codon; deleted 2 bases in 1 codon): MPGQEDEGVLWTQQSAGFRSGKPMVAGTPCFLPLLSACVTHINGNNFFQLLAEVGEAXQPAPRGAFLLSLAPRFVLFWLQRVVHPYSHSLASPSGRRRGSCLFNSCVLVSSLICYPESPVPVLLCDGNVLVNCVTNLLCVCVCLWGWFILFAGP, encoded by the exons ATGCCGGGGCAGGAGGATGAGGGTGTGCTGTGGACACAGCAGTCCGCGGGATTCCGTTCTGGGAAGCCGATGGTCGCCGGCACCCCCTGCTTCCTCCCTCTGTTGTCTGCCTGTGTGACACACATCAATGGCAATAACTTCTTCCAACTCCTCGCAGAAGTGGGAGAGG TGCAGCCTGCACCGAGAGGggctttc ctcctctctcttgctccccgCTTCGTTCTGTTTTGGCTGCAGAGAGTGGTTCATCCGTACTCTCATTCCCTCGCCTCCCCTAGTGGACGGAGGCGGGGGTCTTGCCTTTTCAATTCCTGTGTTTTGGTGTCTTCCCTTATCTGCTACCCTGAATCACCTGTCCCGGTCTTGCTGTGTGATGGGAACGTGCTTGTAAACTGCGTAACAAATCTActttgtgtatgtgtctgtttatgGGGGtggtttattctttttgctgGTCCCTAG